One part of the Thiothrix nivea DSM 5205 genome encodes these proteins:
- a CDS encoding EscE/YscE/SsaE family type III secretion system needle protein co-chaperone produces the protein MLTVEENLKNDLSGVYKNDLLDKFNQAASEVRSELNQGVSPDEYDKLNRFLQALEASCEVVEQVWTQAHQ, from the coding sequence ATGCTGACAGTCGAAGAGAACCTTAAAAATGATCTGTCTGGTGTTTACAAAAATGATCTATTGGATAAATTCAATCAGGCGGCCTCAGAAGTCCGTTCGGAGCTTAACCAAGGTGTTTCACCTGATGAATACGATAAGTTGAATAGATTCTTACAGGCATTGGAAGCCAGTTGCGAGGTCGTTGAGCAGGTTTGGACGCAAGCTCACCAGTAG